One Shumkonia mesophila genomic window, TATTGTCGCCGACAGCGGCGATATTGAGGCCATCCGTGCATTTGCGCCGCAAGACGCGACGACCAATCCGAGCCTGATCCTGAAGGCGGCGCGGATGCCGGCCTATGCGGATCTGGTCGCGCGGGCCATTGATCAGGGCGGCGGCGAGGTCGGCTCGGATGACGGCCGGCTCGACCGCGTCCTCGATCATCTTGCCGTGGCCTTCGGCGCCGAGTTGACCCGCATTGTGCCGGGGGTGGTGTCGACGGAGGTCGACGCGCGGCTGTCGTTCGACAGCGAGGCGACGGTGGCCAAGGCCGAACGGCTGATCGGCCTCTACCGGAAGCTCGGCGTGGATCGGGAACGCATCCTGATCAAGGTGGCGGCGACCTGGGAAGGGATCCGCGCCGTGGAGGTTCTGGAGAAGCGGGGCATCAGCTGCAACGTCACCCTGGTGTTCTGTTTGGCCCAGGCGGTCGCGGCGGCCGAGGCCGGGGCCTTCCTGATCTCGCCCTTTGTCGGACGCATCCGCGACTGGAACGCCAAGGTGACGGGCAAGACATTTACGGCCGAAGACGATCCCGGTGTGCTCTCGGTGCGGGAGATCTACGACTACTTCAAGCATTACGGGCTCGCGACCATTGTCATGGGCGCGTCGTTCCGCAGCAAGGAAGAGGTCGAAGCGCTGTGCGGCTGCGACCGCCTGACGGTCAGTCCCGCCCTACTGGACGAATTGCGCCGGGACGTGGGCAGCCTGCTGCGCAGGCTCGATCCCGCGGCGAGCCGCGCGGCGGCGATCGAGCGGATCGCGGTGGACGAGAAGGCGTTCCGCTGGCGGCTCAATCACGACGCGATGGCGACAGAGAAACTGGCGGAGGGTATCCGCTTGTTCCACGCCGATACCGAGGCCCTGAGGCGGCACGTTGGCGAGATCATGCACAACCGCCCCCGTACCGCTTGAACCAGGGTTCTTCTCCCGTTTCCCAGGAAGGAAGAGGTTTGCAGATGCGCCAGGATCAAGACGGATCTTCGCGGCCCGACACCAAGGCCATGGCCAACGCTCTGCGCTTTCTCGCCATGGACGCGGTTGAAAAGGCCCAGTCGGGCCATCCCGGCATGCCCATGGGCATGGCCAACGTGGCAACGGTTCTGTTCGGCCGGTTTCTAAAGTTCGACCCGACGTGCCCGACATGGCCGGACAGGGACAGGTTCGTCCTGTCGGGTGGCCACGGCTCGATGCTGCTTTATGCCCTCCTGCACCTCACGGGGTATCGGAGGATGCCGATGGAGGCGATCCGGGCCTTCCGCCAACTCGGCTCGATCGCTGCCGGTCACCCGGAGGTCGACCCGCAGGTCGGAATTGAAACCACCACGGGCCCGTTGGGCCAGGGCTTTGCCACCGCCGTGGGCATGGCCCTGGCGGAGCGGCTACTCAACGCCCGCTTCGGATACGCGCTCGTCGACCACCGCACCTGGGTAATGTGCGGCGACGGCGACCTGATGGAAGGGATCAGCCACGAGGCGGCTTCGCTCGCCGGGCACCTGAGATTGGAGCGGCTGACCGTGCTATATGACGACAACGGTATTTCGATCGATGGCCCGACAGCTCTGTCCTTCTCGGAAGATGTGCTTGCCCGGTTCCAATCCTATGGCTGGAACGTGGCCTGGGTTGACGGCCACGATCACGCGGCGTTGGCCGAGGCGATGCAGGCTTCGCTCACTGCCGAGGCGCCGACCCTTGTGGCCTGCGGAACCACCATCGGCTTTGGCGCGCCCAACAAGGCCGGCAAGTCGGCCGCGCACGGGGCCCCGCTCGGCGCAGATGAGATCGCCGCCACGCGGGAGGCTCTCGGCTGGCCTTATCCCCCCTTCGAGATTCCGTCCGAGATTCGCCAGGCCTGGGCGGCGGCCGGCCGCCGTGGCGCGGCGCGGCGCGAAGCTTGGCAGGCAAGCCACGATGCCTGTCCGGAAGAGTGCCGTGTCGCCTTCGATCGCCGGATATCGGGGGCTCTCGACGGTCTCGGCGCGCTTATCCAGGAGATCAAGAGCGAGGCAACGGCAGCCAGACCGGCGTTCGCCACCCGATCCGCTTCCGGCAAGGTGCTCGACCGCCTGGCTCCGGTCCTCGAAGCGCTGGTCGGCGGTTCCGCCGATCTGACGCCGTCGAACAACACCCGCTTCACCGGCGCCGTCGACATCGCGCCCGGAAACTTTGCCGGCCGCTACGTGCGCTACGGCGTACGCGAGAACGCCATGGCCTCGATCATGAACGGACTGGCGCTGCACGGCGGGTTCATTCCCTACGGCGGCACCTTCCTGTGCTTCGCGGACTACGCGCGGCCG contains:
- the tal gene encoding transaldolase — its product is MTETKLEALRRHTVIVADSGDIEAIRAFAPQDATTNPSLILKAARMPAYADLVARAIDQGGGEVGSDDGRLDRVLDHLAVAFGAELTRIVPGVVSTEVDARLSFDSEATVAKAERLIGLYRKLGVDRERILIKVAATWEGIRAVEVLEKRGISCNVTLVFCLAQAVAAAEAGAFLISPFVGRIRDWNAKVTGKTFTAEDDPGVLSVREIYDYFKHYGLATIVMGASFRSKEEVEALCGCDRLTVSPALLDELRRDVGSLLRRLDPAASRAAAIERIAVDEKAFRWRLNHDAMATEKLAEGIRLFHADTEALRRHVGEIMHNRPRTA
- the tkt gene encoding transketolase, producing the protein MRQDQDGSSRPDTKAMANALRFLAMDAVEKAQSGHPGMPMGMANVATVLFGRFLKFDPTCPTWPDRDRFVLSGGHGSMLLYALLHLTGYRRMPMEAIRAFRQLGSIAAGHPEVDPQVGIETTTGPLGQGFATAVGMALAERLLNARFGYALVDHRTWVMCGDGDLMEGISHEAASLAGHLRLERLTVLYDDNGISIDGPTALSFSEDVLARFQSYGWNVAWVDGHDHAALAEAMQASLTAEAPTLVACGTTIGFGAPNKAGKSAAHGAPLGADEIAATREALGWPYPPFEIPSEIRQAWAAAGRRGAARREAWQASHDACPEECRVAFDRRISGALDGLGALIQEIKSEATAARPAFATRSASGKVLDRLAPVLEALVGGSADLTPSNNTRFTGAVDIAPGNFAGRYVRYGVRENAMASIMNGLALHGGFIPYGGTFLCFADYARPGLRLAALMRQRVIHVMTHDSIGLGEDGPTHQPVEHLASLRAIPGLLVLRPADLVETAECWEIALKTKDAPSVLSLSRQALPTIRSEGTTENRCARGGYVLAEAGAGPRRVTLIASGSEVVIALDAREALERKGIGTAVISMPCMGLFGRQPDDYRRAVLQTGTLLVGIEAAVRFGWGDLIGEDGVFIGMSGFGASGPGEDLYRHFGITAEAIVGAVRERLGRG